The Actinomycetota bacterium genomic interval AGTGGAAACTTTGGATTTGAGCATTGCCGTAATCAGTTGGAATACCAAAGATTTACTTAGGGACTGTCTGACCTCGATTTTCGAGAAAGGGTGTCCTTTTGAAGTAATCGTCGTGGACAATAATTCCACCGATGGCAGTGTGGAGATGGTTAAAAAGGAATTCCCCGAAGTCCGGTTGATCCAGAATCCCATCAATATTGGGTACGCCAAAGCATGCAATCAAGCCATTGAGGTGAGTCGAGGAAAATATATATTCCTGCTTAATGGCGATACCCGGGTTTTCCCCAAAGCGTTGGATAAATTGGTGGAATTTATGGAAAACCACGAGGATGTGGGGGTGGTGGGACCCTTGCTCTTAAACCCCAATGGTTCGATCCAGTACTCTTGCAGGAATTTTCCCTCCTTTGGAGAAGCTATGGTGCATGCCTTTTTTGGCGTTATTTTTCCATCCAATCCCATCTCCAGAAAATACAAGATGGCTGATTGGGATCATAAATCCGAGCGAGCTGTGGATTGGGTTTCGGGAGCGGCTATATGTCTTCACAGAAAAGCCTTAGAGGATGTGGGATTTTTTGATGAAGGTTACTTCATGTACGTTGAAGATTTAGATCTATGCTATAGAATGTGGGAAAAGGGTTGGAAGGTTTATTTCACACCGGATGCTAAGGTGGTTCATTATATTGCCGAGAGTAGCAAGAGGCAGAGCATACCAATGACAATCGAGTTTCAAAAGAGCATGTATCGGTTCTACTCAAAGCGGTATGGGGATAGCTGGAAGAGATATCTCAAACCTCTGGTTGCTTTGGGTCTATGCTTGAGAGGATGCCTCCTTGTTTGCATCAATTTTTTGAGACGACGCAAGTAGGGCGGGGTTAGCTGGACCGTGGTGTCGTGAGGTATGGTTGATCTGCGGCGGATGAACCGCCGCGCTACATATTTTGTTGTAGGGGCGGGACTCCGTGCTCGCCCAATAGAGTCGGGGTTGCTGAGCCAGGCGGTGGCAGAGGGGCCTGCCCGTCAAAGCGTAAGCATCAGCAGGCGGTCCCCGACCAAAGCGAATCAGAAATTGGAGGGGATTATAAATGAAAGCTGTAATTTTGGTCGGGGGGCAGGGAACACGCCTAAGACCACTTACCTGCACAACCCCTAAGCCCATGCTCCCCTTGGTTAATATCCCACTCTTAGAGCACGTTATAAGATTACTCAAGCAATACGACATTACCGATATCATCTTGAGCACGAGTTATCGTCCTGAATGTTTTGAATCTTATTTCGGTGATGGTAGCCACCTGAAGGTGAAGCTTACTTACGTTACCGAGGAGAAGCCCTTAGGAACTTGTGGTGCAGTCAAGAATGTGGAGAAATTTTTGGAAGGAACCTTCATCGTTTTCAATGGCGATATCATTTCAAATCTTAATCTTGCTCAACTCATGGAATATCATCATGCGAGGAAAGCGGTGGCTACGTTGGCTTTAACTCCTGTGGAGGATCCGACGGCATATGGTTTAGTGCCTTTGGATACTTCGGGTCGTGTTCTGGATTTCGTGGAGAAGCCAAGCTGGGATGAGGTAACCACGGATCTGATCAATGCCGGAACCTACGTGCTTGAACCGGAAATTTTGAGGTATGCACCGGAGGGTGAGAGTTATTCCTTCGAGCGCGATTTCTTCCCCACCCTGCTGGAGAAGGGCGAGAGAGTTTTTGGATTTCCATCCGGTGCCTATTGGCTGGATATCGGGACTCCTGAAAAGTATCTCCAAGCCCATCATGATATCCTGGACGGTAAACTCGACTTCGAATTCGCTGGGAAGGAGATTAAGCCCCGGGTCTGGATCGGCGAGGGAACGGAAATAGGTCTGGAAGCCACCATATTTGGTCCCACGGTGATTGGAAAGAACTGCCGCATTCACTCCAATGCTACAATCTTTAGCAATACCACGATAGGGAATAATTGCGTGATTCAAACGGGGGCTATGCTTGAGAAATGCGTAATCTTTGATGGTTGCCACATCGATGAGGCTTGCGTTGTTAGGAATAGCCTTCTAGGTAGAGGGCTTCGCCTGGGCAAGAAGGTTCACGTGGCGGAGACCGCCGTTTTAGGGGACAATATGGTTATCGAGGATGAGAACCATCTCAAACGTGGGGTGCGAATCTGGCCCGATACGAAGATTGAAAGGGCTAAAATCAGATTCTAAGGTCAGACCTGACACCTTTATTTACCAGGCATAATAAATCCTTAAATCCAATTTTTACATTCATTTAAATAGTAGAAATTTAAAATAGTAGAAACAGGTCTTAGACCCGTTATTCGGATTGAATTTTGGTTCTTCTCCAAAATAGTGGAATCTGTTGTAGTAGAGATTGATGGTGGACAACATGCCGTTGAGAAGGGAAAAGACAGAGAAAGGGACAGATGGTTACCCTACCCCTCCCACCAAGGGAGAGGGAGACAAAAAAAGATTTCTTCCATCAAGAGAGGGAAACAAAAAGATATGCTCCCACCAAGGGAGGGAAAAAGAGTATTCACTAAAGTGGATAAGAACCTGAAATTTTAAATTGGGGAGGTTGAAAGGTGAAGGTACTCATCACAGGTATAACGGGTTTTGCGGGAAGTCATCTTGCCGAATACTGTCTGGGAAAGGGGGCTGAAGTTTTCGGGACCATTAGGTGGAGAAGCCGAACAGAGAACATCGACCACATTAGGAACAAGATAAGCCTGATTGAGTGCGATCTTCGGGACGCTACTTCCGTCGTTAAAGCTTTAGATGAAAGCAGACCCGATTACATTTTCCACCTCTCAGCCCAAAGTTTCGTGCCCACTTCCTGGCATGCACCCGCTGAGACGCTGGTGACCAATATAATCGGTCAAGTGAATCTCTTCGAAGCTATACGCGAATTGAAGCTCAACCCTCGAATTCAGCTCGCGTGCTCATCTGAGGAGTATGGTCTCGTCTATGAAAATGAGATTCCCATAAAGGAGACCAATCCCTTGAGACCCTTAAGTCCCTACGCGGTGAGCAAGGTAGCCCAGGATTTATTGGGATACCAATATCATCAGAGCTATGACATGCACATCGTGCGGACCCGCGCTTTCAATCACGAGGGACCAAGGCGTGGAGAAGTCTTCGTTACATCGAATTTCGCCAAACAGATTGCGGAGATTGAAAAAGATCTAAAAGAGCCCGTAATTGAAGTGGGAAATCTAGAGGCGAAACGCGATTTCTCGGATGTCCGAGATGTGGTAAGAGCTTATTGGCTGGCGCTGGAGAAATGTGAGCCTGGAGAGGTGTATAATATCGCATCGGGGAAGGCGATTAAGATTGCACATATGCTCAACATGCTGCTCAAATTGAGCGATGTGGATGTGGAGATAAGGCAAGACCCCGCTCGCATGCGTCCCTCGGATGTTCCCATCTTGGCAGGAGATGCCACTAAGTTCAAGAAAGCTACGGGCTGGGAACCGGAAATTCCTTTCGAAAAGACCCTGGAAGATCTGCTGAACTACTGGCGCAAAAGAGTTTAAACTTTTTGACCATGGTGAGACTATAAAATAAGATAAGCGAAAGGACTTTTATGAAGAACTTTGGGTTGATCTAAGAAGGCGAAGGGAATGAAGTGCGCACTTTGTGGTGGACAACTTGAAAAAAAACCGTGGAAGAAGAAATACTATGGGGGAAAATAGAGTTGTGGTCAAAGTTCCAGCAGAGGTGTGCAAAAATTGTCCCGAGCGATATTATGCTGCTAAACCTTCCAAATTTACTCGCCATCGACAACATTAAAGATGATTAGATTTGGCACTGATGGTTGGAGAGGAATCATAGCGGATGATTTCACCTTCGAGAACGTGAGATGGACCACTCAAGCCATATGCGACTACATTAAAATCAGCTTTCAGCCTTCAGCCATCAGCCCTCGTCCCAAATTGATAGTTGGTTATGATACCAGGTTTCTTTCGGATAAGTTTGCCTTGGAAGCCGCTCTTGTTGCCGCGGCAAATGACATCGATGTTTTGCTCACTGTGAGTTTTGCTCCCGCTCCCGTAGTCTCATTTGCCATTGTAGACAAACGGGCGGATGGAGCCATTCTCATCACAGCGAGCCATAATCCTCCTCAGTACAATGGTTTGAAGTTTAAAGCTCCCTATGGTGGTTCCGCCACTCCGGAGATCACTGAGAAAATAGAGCGGTGTTATCAAGAGAATTTAGCTCAGGGCAAGAAACCGCTCAAGGTTTCTTTGGAAGAAGCAACCAGGGGAGATCACTTGCACTTTTTCGATCCCAAGGAAGCATACCTCTCCAACATCCTCACCCTCCTAGATAAAAATCTATTCTCCCAACTCCCAACTCCCAACTCCCAACTCAAAGTGATTGTCGATCCCATGTACGGAGCGGGGCAGGGATATTTAAGTGAAGCTCTTTCCAGGCTTGGCTGTGAGGTGGTGGAAATCCACAAAAGGGTAAATCCCACCTTTGGGGGGATAAATCCCGAACCCATTTCGGAGAATCTTGAGGATCTTCGTCGCGAGGTCGAAAGGAGAGGCTTCGATGTAGGTCTGGCGATGGATGGAGACGCCGATCGAACGGGAGCCATTGATCCCTCAGGAGCATTCATCGACTCTCACCAGATATTTGCACTTCTTCTGGAACATCTGGTTAACCAGCGCAAATGGCGCGGCGAGGTGGTCAAGACCGTTTCCACCACCCAAATGATTGATATCTTATCCCAAAGGTATAATCTGCCCCTACACGTAACTCCCATTGGATTCAAATACATATGCGAGCATATTTTGACCCGCGATGTTTTAATCGGAGGTGAAGAAAGCGGGGGTATTGGGATAAAGAATCACATCCCGGAGAGAGATGGAATCTTAATTGGGTTGCTCCTGGTGGAAATCATGATTACTCATGGGAAGACCCTAAAAGAATTGGTGGATGATTTAATGAAGAGAATAGGTTATTTTTATTATGACCGGGTGGACCTGCCTGTCGGCAGACATGGTGTGGAGACGACACCAACTGTAAAGGAAAGTCTCCTTGGCTTTTTAAAGACTTTCAATCCCAGCGAATTGGCTGGAGTTAAGGTGGTTACCATCGATAATATGGATGGGTACAAGTTTCTCCTCGCCGATAAGAGTTGGCTCATGATCAGACCATCCGGAACGGAGGCGGTCGTTCGCATCTACGCCGAAGCCAGCAGTCCCCAAAGAGTTTCTACCCTCCTTAAAGTGGGACAAGAGATTCTGGACGAGGCTCGCTGTAGATCGTAGCGTCGGGGTTTATCCCCGACAAAACAATAGCGGCGGATGAACCGCCGCTCTACTGAAGGGCGAACACAGAGGTTTGCTCCTACAAAAACTACAGAACCATCAAGGGTAGGGTCGACCCCCGTGTCGACCAAAACAGGAAAGCAATTTCTAATGGAGAGGTGGAGATATTCGGTGAA includes:
- a CDS encoding glycosyltransferase family 2 protein; the encoded protein is MKVETLDLSIAVISWNTKDLLRDCLTSIFEKGCPFEVIVVDNNSTDGSVEMVKKEFPEVRLIQNPINIGYAKACNQAIEVSRGKYIFLLNGDTRVFPKALDKLVEFMENHEDVGVVGPLLLNPNGSIQYSCRNFPSFGEAMVHAFFGVIFPSNPISRKYKMADWDHKSERAVDWVSGAAICLHRKALEDVGFFDEGYFMYVEDLDLCYRMWEKGWKVYFTPDAKVVHYIAESSKRQSIPMTIEFQKSMYRFYSKRYGDSWKRYLKPLVALGLCLRGCLLVCINFLRRRK
- a CDS encoding NDP-sugar synthase; amino-acid sequence: MKAVILVGGQGTRLRPLTCTTPKPMLPLVNIPLLEHVIRLLKQYDITDIILSTSYRPECFESYFGDGSHLKVKLTYVTEEKPLGTCGAVKNVEKFLEGTFIVFNGDIISNLNLAQLMEYHHARKAVATLALTPVEDPTAYGLVPLDTSGRVLDFVEKPSWDEVTTDLINAGTYVLEPEILRYAPEGESYSFERDFFPTLLEKGERVFGFPSGAYWLDIGTPEKYLQAHHDILDGKLDFEFAGKEIKPRVWIGEGTEIGLEATIFGPTVIGKNCRIHSNATIFSNTTIGNNCVIQTGAMLEKCVIFDGCHIDEACVVRNSLLGRGLRLGKKVHVAETAVLGDNMVIEDENHLKRGVRIWPDTKIERAKIRF
- a CDS encoding GDP-mannose 4,6-dehydratase, translating into MKVLITGITGFAGSHLAEYCLGKGAEVFGTIRWRSRTENIDHIRNKISLIECDLRDATSVVKALDESRPDYIFHLSAQSFVPTSWHAPAETLVTNIIGQVNLFEAIRELKLNPRIQLACSSEEYGLVYENEIPIKETNPLRPLSPYAVSKVAQDLLGYQYHQSYDMHIVRTRAFNHEGPRRGEVFVTSNFAKQIAEIEKDLKEPVIEVGNLEAKRDFSDVRDVVRAYWLALEKCEPGEVYNIASGKAIKIAHMLNMLLKLSDVDVEIRQDPARMRPSDVPILAGDATKFKKATGWEPEIPFEKTLEDLLNYWRKRV
- a CDS encoding YgiT-type zinc finger protein; the protein is MGENRVVVKVPAEVCKNCPERYYAAKPSKFTRHRQH
- a CDS encoding phosphoglucomutase/phosphomannomutase family protein, which produces MIRFGTDGWRGIIADDFTFENVRWTTQAICDYIKISFQPSAISPRPKLIVGYDTRFLSDKFALEAALVAAANDIDVLLTVSFAPAPVVSFAIVDKRADGAILITASHNPPQYNGLKFKAPYGGSATPEITEKIERCYQENLAQGKKPLKVSLEEATRGDHLHFFDPKEAYLSNILTLLDKNLFSQLPTPNSQLKVIVDPMYGAGQGYLSEALSRLGCEVVEIHKRVNPTFGGINPEPISENLEDLRREVERRGFDVGLAMDGDADRTGAIDPSGAFIDSHQIFALLLEHLVNQRKWRGEVVKTVSTTQMIDILSQRYNLPLHVTPIGFKYICEHILTRDVLIGGEESGGIGIKNHIPERDGILIGLLLVEIMITHGKTLKELVDDLMKRIGYFYYDRVDLPVGRHGVETTPTVKESLLGFLKTFNPSELAGVKVVTIDNMDGYKFLLADKSWLMIRPSGTEAVVRIYAEASSPQRVSTLLKVGQEILDEARCRS